From the genome of Clavelina lepadiformis chromosome 2, kaClaLepa1.1, whole genome shotgun sequence:
GCAACCACTACGATTCGTTTTTACTTCTGCATTTATACAATGGATGGACcaagttttaaaacgtttttagtaTACCTCGCATATCCTATAGGCGTAACTAAACCGCAACGATTAAACTTACTTATACAGTGTAATGCATAATAAAAAGTGAGTCATTACGCTTTAAGTATTGAAAGCCACTGAGGCCCTTCAAATGGACACTTCGCCGTTTTTAATAGCTGAAAGAGCTGGGTTTAGCATTACTTGTGATCGTAAGACTTCCTTGAGTTCTTAGTTGGTGACTCCATATTGCTCAAATAGAATAGATAGTAAGCAAATATTCGCGTGCAAACAACGCACTTGATAAACGAGAATGACCACGTTTTGCTGAACGCATTTTGtggttgttttgtaattgtgataccacacagaaaaataaaaagaaaacattgaaaaaatacacatggaaatctaaaattttgtacatacaCAGAAGAAGAATACAGCTACTCGTGTGcgaaaaaagaatgaaaaaagagCAACATTTGCTGAAGAAACAGCAGTTTAGTTTAAAgagtgaaaaaattttttttgctgtttttcataTTGTTCTGGTCTTTGTTTGAGATAGCCACATTCTAAGGgtaataacaaacattttacttgGAGTAGCTCCCTGAAATTTGCTAGAGTTGTTTTTAAGTAATATTAGAtgagtttaattaaaaaaaaaatttttcgttttaaattttttcggtAATTTTAGAGAAAATTTTACCGGCTGCAAAAGCGCCGATTGACCCCTGTTTAAAGGCTTTCAAATACTGTCTGGTGCAGATCCCCAGATTGTTACACCATATTGTAAGACACTATAAACTAGACCAGGGCCGGacccggcccgcgacgggattttgagcggcccgcagacagtttccggtcttatatgataatgtggcctgcggccacgaTACATGATTAATGTCAGTCGGCCACgatacacgattaatgtatcgattcaggaatccgacccgccaagtacttcattttctaatatcaggcccgccgaccgaagaagttgcccacccctgaacTAGACCATGCTATAACATCATTACTTTTTTTTTACTATTTTGAAGATGCCatgctaaaatattttctggCATAGTTTATTGTCAATTGTGAATATTAGGCTAAATCTAAGATTTTGTCACATGGGGGACCTCCGGTTTAGGCATATGatatataaaaactttttcgttaATATTCAGATAAAACAGTCAATGATGTTTTACCGGGAAGCCTAGACTTTTGGAAGTCAGAAACAGTCAATCCTTGACACAGTTATGTGATCCTGGTCTAATACTTGCTGGTGCTACAATGCTGTTTTAATGCCTTCTGATCTTAGTAAAGGTATAAATGATGTAAGCTCCAGATTATAACATCTTGGGAGAAAACTTGTATCTGCAGTGCAAAGATGCAAGGTTTGGAATAATAAAGCACCGATCTCTCAATTCTTTCTATATAAATTAACTATATGATCCATATTATTGTATAATATAGCTAAAATTGCCTAAATCAGAGACTTCTCTAGTTGCTGACGATCCAATTAGATGTTACAACTGTATGTTCatacaaacaattaattaaattgGTGGTTTATTGTAAATTGGCCTGAATGTAAGATAAAactgtgtgtgtgtgtgaGCAGCAACAAGTCTTTTGCGTACatgtgccacactttccattaAGATCCATGCTCCTACTCATCGGTTCTGGCAAATtcaaagtaaaagaaaaatttatgttacTAGACAATGTTATAATATGTATGCGTGTTATAATATCatgttaggttaacaagaaactgcaAAAAATAGCTTCTAGCGTATGATTTTTTTCCGTAAAATAGTGACAGCCCTAATTCTTTTTTATggatttacaaacaaatacacAGCAATTGATTGCTAACAATCAAAGACAAAGTTGCCGTGAGGAAAATTGTATGGGTCGGTGAATATCATGTAGGTTAGCATGAACGAATctcgaatctattcgtattaacACGGAAATGTAAAATTTCATCCTAAAGTTgccaagtcttgcttgtaacatgacgTAATTGCTAAACAGATTGCTTATAACATGACATAATCATTAAACAAGTCGccttgtttcaaaaaaataatgctTGAAAAGCAGAAATATTAGGAAAATAGTCTTCATTGTAAGTCTTGTTGGCTCTATTTTAGCTTTGCCGGAAAACTAGATCATTCTTTCTTATCAAAGtcattaaatttataagtaaaattgtatttgggttcgccattgttagTGTTTGCCTGATTCTTCCACAAAGGCTTTGTTCGGTGAATCTAAGTTTAGGTTTAGTTTCATATCAGCTTATCTCTACTAACAATGCATGGATAATTCCGTAGCTACATTTTTAATAGAAATATATTTGCCAACATTGAAGTGTCTATTGGTCCCTGTAATTTTCAGTAACGAGATTTCATCATGTAAACCATATTTACACAATTTAGTTTAACCCAACGCTATGTGGTAGAATTTCATTGGTCGTATTATGTTTTATAggatatttgaaaacaatattttgaaaaggTCTTTGGACTAATTATGGCCTCTAATGTTATGCTCAGTTAATACTTAACACAGTACAGTATaacatgtactgtatattattTGATTGAAACATCTCTTTGTATTCTTCTAATTACAGttgattttgttcaaaatatatataagttTAATATTAGATTACCAAACCACAAATTTCATTCTATCATAACTACATGGATTTGAAAGCTGACAGACTTCTTTCAAAACTTGCTCAACGTCTTGCAGGTtagtttccaaattttgctTGTGAAGCCTTTAATCATTAGAAATATTGCGAATTTAATCATATATGTTTACCATACACAACACAACACTTTATTGACATGGCATAAGCTcggaaaattttgttaacaatAAGTTGACAGTATTGGTAACCATAACTGTGTTCACATTTCTTTCATGATAACAACAAAGCTTTATCAGGTGATTGGTAAAGTATCACCTGAATGTTTTTGGGAAAGAATAAGTTGAATTTGTGCCTAAGTACTCGTGGCACAAATTATTCCTAAATTCCTAAGTGTTGGCATGTACTGACTCTCTACATTATTGAAGCCCCTCATACCTCATAACTTttctcatttattttttgttttgtgtcatTTATTTGTGGGTTTGTCTCTATCATGCGATCTTTGCTGAATCCTTGTAACCACACCTTGTAGAGTTGATCATTCTATCCCAAGACGTTGACTAATGAGACCATGGTATTTAGGCACATGTAAACcttcattagatgttttttcattgatgTGGTAGGGCCAAAAAGGATGCtggtttattacatatttcACTCATATATTGAATATATTGAAAAACTTACAAAGGTTaaaatattcataaaaaaGATGGGATAGACTTACTGGTAACAATAGCATGGTCGCTAAACCTGTAAAAATAATAGATTATTCACACCGTACTCAcattaaatacattttataatactttttgcattttcagtcCAGATCATTTTATCTCATGATTAGGGCtaccattttttgttattttatcacaATGATGTTATCTTTTACCTCCGCAAAAACTTTAGAGAAAGCAATCAACACTGGCAATGTCTATGATATTGGAAAATGGTCATATGGAATTTTTTGTAGCTGAACTTCGCCTTCAAGGGTTAAAAAGTGATCAGTTTTTGGTTGAAAGCAAAAGCCGAGTGCCCACTAGGCGTTTACTCGGATGAATTTCAGGTGCCGAAGTTGAGATTAATGGCACTTTAGAAATTTACATGCTGACTGTGACTTGTCAGATCCGAGTGATGAAAGTCCAGCCTGAGTACTCCAACTATTTCACAGTGTCGTTTATGATTTCAGTTATTTATACAAGATACGACTGTGTAAATACATTGTGTAGTTTGACTTGATAACTAGattaacagacaaacaaaTGCGCATAAAATCATAACCTTCATGGCAGAAGTAACAAGGCATTACCAGTTACGTACTTATAACAATAGACTCCATGTTGTATCAGCAAATACAGTAACTATAAGTGTAGTATTGACTTGATatgaaaagttaaaagaaGGATGGTTGCAGAAAAAGGAATGTAGTTGTATGCACTTGGTATAAGTGATCTTTGtccaaacaattttctttaatttactTAGGTCATGATATTCGTGGAGCTCAGCTAGATGGTGTGTATGCTGATGCCATAACCTCTTTGCCAGACAACAAGGCCAAATTGAAAGAATACCTTCGGCTGAACTCGGTGCCTTTAAAAAAGAAGTTACACAGGTGACTTACAAccaaaaatacttttgtattCAAAGTTTCAGAATTGttacaatttcttttttctacataTATATAAATGCTTGCATCACCTTACATGCCATTGCATTCAGAACTATTGATGTATATACATTTGCTAATCGTCTTTTGTATAAATTGGTCATTACATACAAAATCAaccagtaaaaataaaaacaaacaccCTTACCTCacagattttttgttttagtataTGATAATGAGTTTCAGAATcgaagcaaaacaaaaaaatttcagcgTTCTTGATCGATTAGCTTTTAAGATATAAACCAGAGGTGATGAATCTGCGgcccgcaaatcggtttgataataattaatcgctcttgcatggcgaagcattatggcgagaccagcagtcttgaactttctttgaccagtttctaatctttgcgcaatgcaatatcaaaagctgatagcacaattgagtcgcagcagtatgtcttcaatagattgcgaTGAATTTTTTGCGGCCACGGGAGCAGCTAAAACCTGTTCTAAAAGATTTcgtagtatgactaaaaagttTTGCGGCCTGCTTACTCTGCTGTAACTGACAATGGCAAAGTGGCCAGCGACAGCAAATAGGTTTGTCACCCCTGATataaaccaatgaaattttggcTTTTTGCCATCAGAAGGAGCTTTTTTTTGCTTGTAGCATCAACAGCTTCCGTAGTAAAATGCTAAAAATTGTTGGGTTTTAATATTTGCTTATGCTGTCtatattaatataaaatttaGTGTAATAAGAGCAATATGttgttttggaaatttatGATTTAATGCTGAATGTTCCAAGGTCCTCGATCTTAGTGAGGACATCagaataaagtttgttttttatttaaatgtattACATAGATATCATACATACATTCTATTCAGCATTGGGAAACACTCTGTTTCTTCCTAAGTCTGCGTATAACAAGTAgagtaaaataaatgaagATTTTATGCACTTACATTTGTTAACGTTCGTGAACTTTTATTTAAGCcaaattttcttaacattgGTAATTAGCACTTTGGTTATTATAGAAAAATACATTGCACAATATGCTACCGCAGTGCCAGACTTTGAAGCACTAGAatcataaaatgaaaaaaggaCTCCCTTAAGTGgccaaaataccaaaattttaaagccTTATATCTTAAAATCCAGTTAAGCTAGAACgctgaaatgtttttcttttgtatcAGTTCTTCTACTCTATAAcatataaaaacataaaaaaatcttACAGGTAAGGATGTTAAGTTTAGTTGATTTTGCAAGGAAAAACCCAAATGTGAAAGTAAAGTTGTTATTtagattgttttgtttaacaaaatgCAATGTAAAGGTACTTTGAGGATGAATGCAACAAGCAGCAACAGTGTCCTCCAATTCATCGTGTGCCTACCTTTGTTCAGCAAATATTAACACATAAGAATGATCCTGGAAAATTGAATGTATGTAGCTCGTATGATTGTATGCTAGCTTTTTATGTGAAGCTGTGTCATGAACCTtgtgtttagtttttatttaaggTTGGTGTACATTAGTTCATTTTTAACCAGTGGGTACTGACACAAGTCTATTCATGCATGTCTttctttaaaagaaaataactgAAGGGAAGATACAATCTTTGGAGAAAACACTTTCCACACAAGTACTAGTAAAGCAACTGTGTAAAACTTTCATTAGTTTCAAATCAGCAACTGTTTTGCAGAGTGTTGGCTACTCACTGTATAGGTATATAATATCTATATTGTAATATAACATTTTATCTGTAGTGTAATTATAATGTATCTGTGACACAGAATTGCTTGAAATGAGCATTTAGTATTAATTTGGCATTAAATAGCTTCCTTATTGTTTCTATTGAATAAGTTATTAAATGCAACAACACATTACAAATATGTATTTTTTCAACTCAAAACTTTAACAACCAAAGgtattttaaataacaacaataTGAATCATTAGGGAAACTTACATATacatatttctttatttttcatttctttgatGAATGATTACTTAATgatgacagaatttgttttttgtaccTTTGTGTATTTCTAgaatgtttgataaaaatcTTGAAGACCTGCTAGAGGGGAAGCTTCAGAGTGAACTGAATGAGCTCAAGGACCCCATTTTGAAAGTAGCATTCATGATTCGAAATTCAAGCTTACACCTTTCAAACATGGTGAAAAAATTTGAGTGTTAATTTATGTTTACCCCAAcccttttaaaaaaaatttaaagcatgATTGTGACGAAACAGTAGACTGTAACTCCAGCAAAAGCCTTTGTAATGCAATCGGGTCAACTTCAAAACATGACAAATGCGGTCTTCATACTAAAAATTTGAATCAACATTGACCGGTCTGAttaaaacttctaacgggccGTATATGTGCAGTAGGCCATGATGCACATTCCCATGTATGGCTTAGCTAGGTATAATAATTTACACGCAATGACTGCATAATTTTAGGATGCTACATGTACAGTCTGCTATCAGTCGGCACTCACGTGCACCGCAGAGAAACGGCTAGGTGGTGGATGCCAAGTTTCAACCTACCAACTTTTAGCAGTGTGCAAGAATGGACATTACCTGGTACAAATATGGAGCCCTACAAATCATAAGCTAAAATTGCCAATGGATACCAACCACATATCAAGGGGTTGTTAGATTTTGTACGCTACAAGTTTTAGATCCACATTATACCAGGGCCATTGTCTGAAGCACAAGATTTATATGATacaattaaattttgctttttatctGTTTCAAATCGTTAACTACCGATTACTGAATTATTTACAACCGAGTCCTGTAAGTCCATGTGAGTATGAATTGTTGAATACCTTCTGACAAAATATCAGCAAGGTACAGAAATAATTAACTGTGTCATTTTATTTGTGTTGTAGGGAGAAAAGTGTTGCAGTGATACTGTGCCGAAGCTACCACATATATTAGCAGCCTTCTATTCATTGTATATCGACATCCACCTGATATTAGCCAGATCTGAAactgaagaaaaacaaattctaGAAATGGGAAACAATCTTGTTGCTACACTAGTTTTGCAGGGTATTAGTGAAGTTAGCTTTAATGTATACATGGTATTTAGGTATCTAATATTATCAACATTTATGACAAGTTGCAgcacattttgaaattattcttGGGTTTTATAGGTGCTAAAGCAGAAAATCTTATGGAGTCTATTATTCAACTATCTTCTACTCAGACGAAAAATGCCCACATTTTGCTTTCACCACTGTACAAGCACATATTCCTGAACAAAAGTCACCAAAAATACTTTACTGTTCCACAGTATTTGCAATATCTTGCATCATTTCACCAGGTATGACATTTGGGCTACTGTTTTTTTCAAGCAAGGTATACTGAGTTCTAAAACGTTTTCTATTGCTTGTTATTTTCAGTCATGCACTTTGTTAAAGCCTCATGACCCCGAACTACTAAGCAGTATCCGTAGTGCTGTACTGAATATTCGCTGCTCCAAGTCATTTTACAAGTGGGTTGTCAACAGAAAGGGTGGAGCTGATTTGCTTGATCTTACACCGATACTTGCAATCTCTGAGTCTCAGTTTATAACTGAATACTTTGTCAAAGAAGCAGACGTTGAAATTGTAGACGATTTTCTTGATGTATGTAGGACTGCAGGTTTATGTTTACCCAAGCtttgctaaatgtttattgtaaGGAAGTAAATTTTGTCAGAAACTATTAAGCATTATTGAGCAACTACATTTATGACAGCTTTGCCAT
Proteins encoded in this window:
- the LOC143446480 gene encoding uncharacterized protein LOC143446480, producing MDLKADRLLSKLAQRLAGHDIRGAQLDGVYADAITSLPDNKAKLKEYLRLNSVPLKKKLHRYFEDECNKQQQCPPIHRVPTFVQQILTHKNDPGKLNKITEGKIQSLEKTLSTQVLVKQLCKTFISFKSATVLQSVGYSLYRMFDKNLEDLLEGKLQSELNELKDPILKVAFMIRNSSLHLSNMGEKCCSDTVPKLPHILAAFYSLYIDIHLILARSETEEKQILEMGNNLVATLVLQGAKAENLMESIIQLSSTQTKNAHILLSPLYKHIFLNKSHQKYFTVPQYLQYLASFHQSCTLLKPHDPELLSSIRSAVLNIRCSKSFYKWVVNRKGGADLLDLTPILAISESQFITEYFVKEADVEIVDDFLDLCHAEMEIQSKPNVENEPDGKPHEGLGFFLDTIPTNVDDSSGSDSPPVENVDEENSDEDLLKETAYLVDEDGEDDKSQSKESQSSSPSPGRDTETGFEENSNIESFYLSSASDIDGAERMPKKRKTKRRSISAKKSNIQSKKRKTQCENILSTIDEDLVPDDFKNALANVKQSARRKLRSDSESSTGSHGYMTRSKKSAV